In Sinobacterium caligoides, the sequence GCATTTTTAACGCCATGAGATCGTCGGTATCCGGTACCCCACGTAGAATAATGGCTGCACGTAACGGCTTCAAGCACAGTGATTTTTCACCGAACCCCACCACTTCCGCTGCCTGCAAACCTATCTGCCGAAACCAACGTTGGTTCTTCAATTCCAAATGGTAACGCGATAAACCTAACCAGCTCCCCAACCCCTTGGTCTTAAAGTAGCGTTTGATATAAAAGGTCTGTCCCTCAACAGATAGACTAAACACCTCACTCTGTTTACCAAGAGAGATAATCGGTCGCTGCAACGAAAAGACACTCTCAAGGCTCAAGAATTGTGATTTGACACGCTCATCAAGTTCATCGCTGAGTGACCATTTATTATAAAAGAGCATACTGCTACATCGTCAGACTAAATAAGGGACTTATTATAAGCGAAGCCAATGCCAACACAAGATCGACTACTGACTATACTTTATTTGCTTGACGGAATTGGCGGAAGTCGGGAGCGCGGCTCTCTAGCATCGCAGTCACGGCCTCGATATTTTCTGGCTGACCAAGCATCTGCCGAAACTTTCGGCCCTCTCTCTCTAGCGCCGCCAGCATCGGTTCCCTCGTCACATCTTTGAGTAACTTCTTCGTAGCCACCAAACTAC encodes:
- a CDS encoding lipopolysaccharide kinase InaA family protein, which codes for MLFYNKWSLSDELDERVKSQFLSLESVFSLQRPIISLGKQSEVFSLSVEGQTFYIKRYFKTKGLGSWLGLSRYHLELKNQRWFRQIGLQAAEVVGFGEKSLCLKPLRAAIILRGVPDTDDLMALKMQQPQLFADKRWYEAVSVQLAAIVAELHRRRFCHNDFHWRNVLVQRTDKGPQLFLIDCPKGMRYFGPVLTYRIIKDLACLDASARGFLSQTQRMRFYFLYRGIDRLTARDKSFLRKILHRDY